In the genome of Rhodobium gokarnense, one region contains:
- a CDS encoding TRAP transporter substrate-binding protein, whose product MTIRSDGAALRGRHGRLPLGIAVPLAGIVFVAALFALPALAADVTLKIHHFLPADAPVPAEFIAPWARKVEAASNGRIAFSIHPEMELGSHPPALMDQLADGTADIVYAVPSYSPGRFPRTEALEMPFLPASAEATSRAAWDFFKAHLGEEYADYKVIAINVHGPGRIHVKGKGVASLEDLEGLKLRGPPGMVNAMMVKLGAIAVGMPVSDVMPALKKGLVEGTLAPWEIIGTLGIIDAVDAHTEFSGARGLYTVPLIFAMRRERFEALPKDLQAVIEANSGADVSAEIGRIMDEADRRAKSRAQDRGDTFITLNAAETNRWKAAAASVVTAWEEDMAARGIDGAALTKAARDLVAKYAETHSD is encoded by the coding sequence ATGACAATTCGATCGGACGGCGCGGCATTGCGTGGCCGCCACGGGCGGCTGCCTCTCGGCATTGCGGTGCCGCTGGCGGGCATCGTCTTTGTGGCGGCGCTCTTTGCACTGCCTGCCCTTGCCGCCGACGTCACCCTCAAAATCCACCACTTCCTGCCGGCCGATGCACCGGTCCCGGCCGAATTCATCGCGCCCTGGGCGAGGAAGGTCGAAGCCGCCTCGAACGGACGCATCGCCTTTTCGATCCATCCGGAGATGGAACTCGGCAGCCATCCGCCGGCGCTCATGGACCAGCTCGCCGACGGCACGGCGGACATCGTCTATGCCGTGCCGAGCTACTCGCCCGGTCGGTTTCCGCGCACCGAGGCGCTGGAAATGCCGTTCCTGCCGGCGAGCGCCGAGGCGACCTCGCGGGCGGCCTGGGATTTCTTCAAGGCGCATCTCGGCGAGGAATATGCCGACTACAAGGTCATCGCCATCAACGTGCACGGCCCCGGCCGCATCCACGTCAAGGGCAAGGGCGTTGCCAGCCTGGAGGACCTTGAGGGGCTGAAGCTGCGCGGCCCGCCGGGCATGGTCAACGCCATGATGGTCAAGCTCGGCGCGATCGCCGTCGGCATGCCGGTCTCCGATGTCATGCCGGCCCTGAAGAAGGGCCTGGTGGAGGGGACGCTCGCCCCCTGGGAGATCATCGGGACGCTCGGCATCATCGATGCCGTCGATGCCCATACCGAGTTCAGCGGCGCGCGCGGCCTCTACACGGTGCCGCTGATCTTCGCCATGCGCCGGGAGCGCTTCGAGGCGCTGCCGAAGGACCTGCAGGCGGTGATCGAGGCCAATTCCGGGGCCGACGTCTCGGCCGAAATCGGCCGGATCATGGACGAGGCGGACCGACGGGCGAAAAGTCGCGCCCAGGACCGGGGCGATACCTTCATCACCCTCAACGCGGCCGAGACCAATCGCTGGAAAGCCGCGGCTGCGTCGGTGGTTACCGCCTGGGAAGAGGACATGGCGGCGCGCGGCATCGACGGTGCGGCGCTGACCAAGGCCGCCCGCGACCTCGTTGCGAAATACGCCGAAACACATTCCGATTAG
- a CDS encoding thioredoxin family protein: MAATPPPPELGIPAPDFTLPGIDGKTHSLSELKGEKGTVVVFICNHCPYVKAITERLVKAADDMAAFGVSLIAINSNDTATYPEDSFDRMKDFAAASGFSFPYLHDESQEVARAYDAVCTPDFFGYDAGLTLRYRGRLDEGRKDPPPAGADRELVDAMKMVAETGTGPEIQIPSMGCSIKWKETA, from the coding sequence ATGGCTGCAACGCCCCCGCCGCCGGAACTCGGGATACCCGCTCCGGACTTCACGCTGCCCGGAATTGACGGCAAGACCCATTCGCTCAGCGAGCTGAAGGGCGAGAAGGGGACGGTCGTCGTCTTCATCTGCAATCACTGCCCCTACGTCAAGGCGATCACCGAGCGGCTGGTGAAGGCCGCCGACGACATGGCCGCCTTCGGCGTCAGCCTGATCGCCATCAATTCCAACGACACGGCGACCTATCCGGAAGATTCCTTCGACAGGATGAAGGACTTCGCCGCTGCGTCGGGCTTTTCGTTCCCCTATCTCCACGACGAGAGCCAGGAGGTGGCGCGGGCCTATGACGCCGTCTGCACGCCGGACTTCTTCGGCTATGACGCGGGCCTCACCCTTCGCTATCGCGGCCGGCTCGACGAGGGACGCAAGGACCCGCCGCCGGCCGGTGCCGACCGCGAGCTGGTCGATGCCATGAAGATGGTGGCCGAGACGGGAACGGGGCCGGAGATCCAGATCCCCTCCATGGGCTGCTCGATCAAGTGGAAGGAAACCGCCTGA
- the parE gene encoding DNA topoisomerase IV subunit B: MAKSEDLFAKLEESVADLKAQNRPAKRKAAADRPAPSRPAARTPARSTGDSGETGYSAADIEVLEGLEPVRRRPGMYIGGTDSKAMHHLFAEVIDNSMDEAVAGHASWIEVELDAEGALTVSDNGRGIPVDPHPKFTDKSALEVIMTTLHAGGKFDSKVYETSGGLHGVGVSVVNALSEKLEVEVARGRRLYRQCFSRGIPVGGLEELGEVMNRRGTRVRFVPDTEIFGANCKFQPATLFRMARSKAYLFGGVEIRWSCAANWLEGANAPPASATFHFPGGLKDFLAESLNGERKVVDDIFAGKTDRPGGHGSVEWAAAWFAGDGFTRSYCNTIPTPEGGTHETGLRNALLKGLRSYAELVGNKKGGIITGDDVLTSAGAMLSVFIREPEFVGQTKDRLATTEASRIVENAVRDAFDHWLAASPNQANRLLEWVVDRAEERLKRRQEKEVNRKSAVRKLRLPGKLADCSSGQAAGSEIFIVEGDSAGGSAKQARNRATQAVLPLRGKILNVASAGREKLAQNQQLADLVQALGCGTRGQYRESDLRYEKVIIMTDADVDGAHIASLLITFFYREMTDLIREGHLYLAVPPLYRLSQGGKTLYARDDAHKDELLAKEFNGRGKVDIGRFKGLGEMLPAQLKETTMAPDKRTVLRVDIVEDDDGLTRTTVDRLMGTKPEARFRFIQDNAEFATDLDI; encoded by the coding sequence ATGGCCAAATCCGAAGACCTTTTTGCCAAGCTCGAGGAGAGCGTCGCCGACCTGAAGGCGCAGAACCGTCCGGCAAAGCGCAAAGCCGCTGCGGACCGCCCCGCGCCGTCGCGGCCGGCCGCGCGCACCCCCGCAAGGAGCACGGGCGACAGCGGCGAGACCGGCTATTCCGCCGCCGACATTGAGGTCCTGGAAGGCCTTGAGCCGGTGCGCCGGCGACCGGGCATGTATATCGGCGGCACCGATTCCAAGGCCATGCACCACCTCTTTGCCGAGGTCATCGACAACTCCATGGACGAGGCGGTCGCTGGCCATGCGAGCTGGATCGAGGTCGAACTCGACGCCGAAGGGGCGCTGACGGTCAGTGACAACGGCCGCGGCATCCCGGTCGACCCGCACCCCAAATTCACCGACAAGTCGGCCCTGGAAGTGATCATGACGACACTCCATGCCGGCGGCAAATTCGATTCCAAGGTCTACGAGACCTCCGGCGGCCTGCACGGCGTCGGCGTCTCCGTCGTCAACGCCCTGTCCGAAAAGCTTGAAGTCGAGGTCGCCCGCGGCCGCCGGCTCTATCGCCAGTGTTTTTCCCGCGGCATTCCGGTCGGCGGCCTGGAGGAACTCGGCGAGGTCATGAACCGGCGCGGCACCCGCGTGCGCTTCGTGCCCGACACGGAGATCTTCGGCGCCAACTGCAAGTTCCAGCCGGCCACCCTCTTCCGCATGGCCCGCTCCAAGGCCTATCTCTTCGGCGGCGTGGAAATCCGCTGGTCCTGCGCGGCCAACTGGCTGGAAGGCGCCAATGCGCCGCCGGCCTCGGCCACCTTCCATTTTCCCGGCGGCCTCAAGGACTTTCTCGCCGAGAGCCTCAACGGCGAGCGCAAGGTCGTCGACGACATCTTCGCCGGCAAGACCGACCGCCCCGGCGGCCACGGTTCGGTGGAATGGGCCGCCGCCTGGTTCGCCGGCGACGGCTTCACCCGCTCCTATTGCAACACCATCCCGACGCCGGAGGGCGGCACCCACGAGACCGGCCTCCGCAACGCCCTCCTGAAGGGGCTGAGGTCCTATGCCGAACTGGTCGGCAACAAGAAGGGCGGCATCATCACCGGCGATGACGTGCTGACCTCTGCCGGCGCCATGCTTTCCGTCTTCATCCGCGAGCCGGAATTCGTCGGCCAGACCAAGGACAGGCTGGCGACGACGGAAGCGAGCCGGATCGTCGAAAACGCCGTCCGCGACGCCTTCGACCACTGGCTCGCCGCATCGCCCAACCAGGCCAACCGGCTGCTGGAATGGGTCGTCGACCGGGCCGAGGAGCGGCTGAAGCGGCGCCAGGAAAAGGAAGTCAACCGCAAGTCCGCGGTGCGCAAGCTGCGGCTTCCGGGCAAGCTCGCCGACTGCTCCAGCGGCCAGGCCGCCGGCAGCGAGATCTTCATCGTGGAGGGCGATTCGGCCGGCGGCTCGGCCAAGCAGGCGCGCAATCGCGCCACCCAGGCCGTCCTCCCCCTGCGCGGCAAGATCCTCAACGTCGCCAGCGCCGGGCGCGAAAAGCTCGCCCAGAACCAGCAGCTCGCCGACCTCGTCCAGGCGCTCGGCTGCGGCACCAGGGGCCAGTACCGCGAGAGCGACCTGCGCTACGAGAAGGTCATCATCATGACGGACGCCGACGTCGACGGCGCCCATATCGCCTCGCTGCTGATCACCTTCTTCTACCGCGAGATGACGGACCTCATCCGCGAGGGCCATCTCTATCTGGCCGTGCCGCCGCTCTACCGCCTGTCCCAGGGCGGCAAGACGCTCTATGCCCGCGACGACGCCCACAAGGACGAACTGCTCGCCAAGGAGTTCAACGGCCGCGGCAAGGTCGATATCGGCCGCTTCAAGGGCCTCGGCGAGATGCTGCCGGCGCAGCTCAAGGAAACCACCATGGCGCCCGACAAGCGCACGGTCCTGCGCGTCGACATCGTCGAAGACGACGACGGCCTGACGCGAACGACGGTCGACCGGCTGATGGGCACCAAGCCCGAGGCCCGGTTCCGCTTCATCCAGGACAACGCCGAATTCGCCACCGACCTCGATATCTGA
- a CDS encoding PadR family transcriptional regulator, with the protein MNVRTLCLAILSFGESTGYEIKKQSVEGKFSYFVDASFGSIYPALARLEADGFVTSRQEIQPGKPPRKIYEITEAGRTALVEELSEPPGRDVFRSEFLLIAMCAKNLPQHVVTEAIESRIRSIEEEVGQLRHIVEELDDEAAIWTAQYGVTCKAQALENLKKTRGDLEKLAGSRLSNTTTNAAE; encoded by the coding sequence ATGAACGTCAGAACGCTTTGCCTTGCCATTCTCTCCTTCGGCGAATCCACCGGCTACGAGATCAAGAAGCAATCGGTGGAAGGCAAGTTCAGCTATTTCGTCGATGCCAGTTTCGGCTCGATCTATCCCGCCCTTGCCCGGCTCGAGGCGGACGGTTTCGTCACGTCGCGCCAGGAGATCCAGCCGGGCAAGCCGCCGCGCAAGATCTACGAGATCACCGAAGCCGGCCGCACCGCCCTCGTCGAGGAACTGTCGGAACCGCCCGGCCGCGACGTCTTCCGCTCCGAGTTCCTGCTGATCGCCATGTGCGCCAAGAACCTGCCGCAGCACGTGGTGACCGAGGCGATCGAGTCGCGGATCAGATCGATCGAGGAAGAGGTCGGCCAGCTCCGGCACATCGTCGAAGAGCTCGACGACGAGGCCGCCATCTGGACCGCGCAATACGGCGTAACCTGCAAGGCGCAGGCGCTGGAAAACCTGAAAAAGACCCGCGGCGACCTGGAAAAGCTGGCGGGAAGCCGCCTTTCCAACACCACCACCAACGCAGCCGAATAG
- a CDS encoding sulfotransferase family protein — MASLFGNLRERFRGPPPAAKAEHFVVIPELKIAFGRVPKAANSSIKAALARHVAHDPNGPVKPTRDQFWAECTDGRTAMVTPAEAATLSGYFIFTFTRNPFDRLVSCYNNKIVVSKELPASFARLDFDKDMSFDAFAQKVATIDDGHADIHFQSQAAMLTHDGDIVPGFIGRFENLADDWHDLDAALFDHCGIRLGRLEKRNYRRGGADDLAGYYTSIETVALVRQRYADDFRLFYPDADAPGSA; from the coding sequence TTGGCATCCCTTTTCGGCAATCTGCGCGAACGCTTCCGCGGCCCGCCGCCGGCCGCCAAGGCGGAGCATTTCGTCGTCATCCCGGAGCTGAAGATCGCCTTCGGCCGGGTGCCCAAGGCCGCAAATTCGTCGATCAAGGCAGCGCTCGCCCGCCATGTCGCCCACGACCCGAACGGGCCGGTGAAGCCGACGCGCGACCAGTTCTGGGCCGAATGCACGGATGGCCGCACGGCGATGGTGACGCCGGCCGAGGCCGCCACGCTGTCCGGCTATTTCATCTTCACCTTCACCCGCAATCCGTTCGACCGGCTGGTGAGCTGCTACAACAACAAGATCGTCGTCTCGAAAGAGCTGCCGGCGAGTTTTGCCCGCCTCGATTTCGACAAGGACATGTCCTTTGATGCCTTCGCGCAAAAGGTCGCGACCATCGACGACGGCCACGCCGACATCCATTTCCAGTCCCAGGCCGCAATGCTGACCCATGACGGCGATATCGTGCCGGGCTTCATCGGGCGCTTCGAAAATCTTGCCGACGACTGGCACGACCTCGATGCCGCGCTTTTCGACCATTGCGGCATCCGCCTCGGCCGGCTGGAAAAACGCAACTACCGGCGCGGCGGCGCCGACGACCTTGCCGGCTACTACACGTCGATCGAAACGGTCGCCCTGGTGCGCCAGCGCTATGCCGACGACTTCCGCCTGTTCTATCCCGATGCCGATGCGCCGGGCAGCGCCTGA
- the purU gene encoding formyltetrahydrofolate deformylase produces the protein MTTASFVLTTFCQSRPGIVAALSTAIFEMGCNIDDLQQFDDHETDQFFARIAFAAVDGDMTKDEVLERLQPDMERFDMTWKLRDADARRRVLLLASKFDHCLADLLYRWRIGELPMEVVGVVSNHPRTTYPNLSFRDTEFRHLPITRDTKAAQEAEILKIIDDWKIDLVVLARYMQILSDDLSKKLHGRCINIHHSFLPGFKGAKPYHQAYVRGVKLIGATAHYVTSDLDEGPIIEQDIERISHRDRPEELVRKGRDIERRVLARAVRSHLEDRVLLNGMRTIVFPD, from the coding sequence GTGACCACTGCGTCCTTCGTTCTCACCACCTTCTGCCAGAGCCGTCCCGGCATCGTCGCCGCCCTGTCCACGGCGATCTTCGAAATGGGCTGCAACATCGATGACCTGCAGCAGTTCGACGATCACGAGACCGACCAGTTCTTCGCCCGGATCGCGTTTGCCGCGGTGGACGGGGACATGACCAAGGACGAGGTGCTGGAGCGCCTTCAGCCGGACATGGAGCGCTTCGACATGACCTGGAAGCTGCGCGATGCCGACGCGCGGCGCCGGGTGCTGCTGCTCGCCTCGAAATTCGACCACTGCCTTGCCGACCTGCTGTACCGGTGGCGTATCGGCGAGTTGCCGATGGAGGTGGTCGGTGTGGTCTCCAACCACCCACGGACGACCTATCCGAACCTGTCGTTCCGGGACACGGAGTTCCGGCACCTCCCGATCACCAGGGACACCAAGGCCGCCCAGGAAGCCGAGATCCTGAAGATCATCGACGACTGGAAGATCGACCTGGTGGTGCTCGCCCGCTACATGCAGATCCTCTCCGACGACCTGTCGAAAAAGCTGCACGGGCGCTGCATCAACATCCACCATTCGTTCCTGCCGGGCTTCAAGGGCGCCAAGCCCTACCACCAGGCCTATGTGCGCGGCGTCAAGCTGATCGGCGCGACGGCCCACTACGTCACCAGCGATCTCGACGAGGGGCCGATCATCGAGCAGGACATCGAGCGCATCAGCCACCGCGACCGGCCGGAGGAACTGGTCCGCAAGGGCCGCGACATCGAGCGCCGGGTACTGGCCCGGGCCGTCAGGAGCCACCTTGAGGACCGGGTGCTGCTCAACGGCATGCGGACCATCGTGTTTCCGGATTGA
- a CDS encoding efflux RND transporter permease subunit, giving the protein MASPLETILQRPRTVLTMMVVMVMAGVFTYINIPKESDPDIDVPIFYVSVVQQGISPEDAERLLVRPMETALRGMDGLKEITAIASEGHAGIILEFNIDFDKDEALADVRDKVDQAKAEIPAEAEEPTVTETNFSLVPTIIVALSGSAPERTLYRHARKLKDQIESISSVLEANLSGHREELLEVVIDTMKLESYQVTQQELLDSLSRNNQLVPAGFLDTGKGRFNVKVPGLLETSQDVYELPIKQNGEGVVTLGDVAEIRRTFKDASRITRVNGERAINLEVVKRLGTNVIENNAEVRRVVAAYTKNWPDTIKVHYLLDKSKSTNEILQSLQSSIMTAIFLVMALVVAALGLRSALLVGIAIPTSFMVGFLFLGAIGMTVNMMVMFGLVLTVGMLVDGAIVIVEYADRKIHEGMHPDEAYVRAAKLMLWPIMASTGTTLAAFLPLLLWPGVVGEFMSYLPIMVVIVLTAALVTAMIFLPATGAVLARVSAFVGRKAHILVPALIGYGLTAALFLGVVPALVAAISGGALEAPAQAGPVIDFLAANMETAAIVATLVVGTLFTALLFPVLRPLIRTARKRAAERAERDAEAARKLSGPGHFHPEHVTGPTGAYLRFLAPLVAHPIGNIAVVVAAVAICGMILMAFVHHNNGVEFFVDEEPEIAVILVAGRGNLSANEASDLVGTVENQVLQVHGIKSAVTAAYTSGGESTGQILGGVQDKPKDTIGEIQIELADYCCRRKAKEIFKEIRERTGSFPGIKVEIRKVEGGPPSGKDIQLQITSPSYEEVEQMAGRVHAHFQEMEGLRDIEDDRPLPGIEWQLTIDREQAGRFNAGIASVGAMVQLVTNGILIGKYRPDDSEDEVDIRARLPEYQRTLDRFDQLRLLTPNGMVPISNFVTRKPQQKVSSITRKDGLYAMSVRANAITEQGFSKEQKVGELEEWLKTEAWPEDVRFRFRGADEDQKESQAFLQKAMFASLFLMFIILVTQFNSFYQTFLTLSTVIMSGFGVILGMLLTGQKFSVIMTGTGVVALAGIVVNNAIVLIDTYNRFREDHDIDPIEAILKTAAQRLRPILLTTITTIAGLIPMATQTNFDFVNRVVSVGSITAVWWVQLSTAVIAGLAFSTLLTLVVIPTMLAVPFVWSEAFGRWFGGGRAMRPAMATANGAPATAANDEETARPAVPPAPAAADGDARRGKGVSDAAE; this is encoded by the coding sequence ATGGCATCGCCCCTTGAGACGATCCTGCAGCGGCCGCGAACCGTGCTCACCATGATGGTGGTCATGGTGATGGCCGGCGTCTTCACCTACATCAACATCCCCAAGGAATCCGACCCGGACATCGACGTGCCGATCTTCTACGTCTCGGTCGTCCAGCAGGGCATCTCGCCCGAGGACGCCGAACGGCTCTTGGTGCGGCCGATGGAGACGGCGCTGCGCGGCATGGACGGGCTGAAGGAGATCACGGCGATCGCCTCGGAAGGCCATGCCGGCATCATCCTGGAATTCAACATCGATTTCGACAAGGACGAGGCGCTCGCCGACGTCCGCGACAAGGTCGACCAGGCCAAGGCCGAGATCCCCGCCGAGGCAGAAGAGCCGACCGTCACGGAAACCAATTTCAGCCTCGTGCCGACCATCATCGTGGCGCTCTCCGGCAGCGCCCCGGAACGCACCCTCTATCGCCATGCGCGCAAGCTGAAGGACCAGATCGAGTCGATCTCCTCGGTGCTGGAGGCGAACCTTTCCGGCCACCGCGAGGAGCTCCTGGAAGTCGTCATCGACACCATGAAGCTGGAGTCCTACCAGGTCACCCAGCAGGAGCTGCTGGACTCCCTGTCGCGCAACAACCAGCTCGTTCCCGCCGGCTTCCTCGACACCGGCAAGGGCCGCTTCAACGTCAAGGTTCCGGGCCTCCTGGAGACCAGCCAGGACGTCTACGAGCTGCCGATCAAGCAGAACGGCGAAGGCGTCGTCACCCTCGGCGACGTCGCCGAGATCCGTCGCACCTTCAAGGACGCCTCGCGCATCACAAGGGTCAACGGCGAGCGGGCGATAAACCTTGAGGTCGTCAAGCGCCTCGGCACCAACGTCATCGAGAACAACGCCGAGGTCCGCCGCGTCGTCGCCGCCTACACCAAGAACTGGCCGGACACGATCAAGGTCCACTACCTGCTCGACAAATCGAAGAGCACCAACGAGATCCTGCAGTCGCTGCAGTCCTCGATCATGACGGCGATCTTCCTGGTCATGGCGCTGGTGGTCGCCGCCCTTGGCCTGCGCTCCGCGCTCCTCGTCGGCATCGCCATCCCGACCTCCTTCATGGTCGGCTTCCTGTTCCTCGGCGCCATCGGCATGACCGTGAACATGATGGTCATGTTCGGGCTGGTGCTCACCGTCGGCATGCTGGTCGACGGCGCCATCGTCATCGTCGAATACGCAGACCGCAAAATCCACGAGGGCATGCACCCGGACGAGGCCTATGTGCGCGCCGCCAAGCTGATGCTGTGGCCGATCATGGCCTCCACCGGCACGACGCTCGCCGCCTTCCTGCCGCTCTTGCTGTGGCCCGGCGTCGTCGGCGAGTTCATGAGCTATCTGCCGATCATGGTGGTGATCGTGCTCACCGCGGCGCTGGTGACGGCGATGATCTTCCTGCCGGCGACCGGCGCCGTGCTCGCCCGGGTCTCTGCCTTTGTCGGCCGCAAGGCCCACATCCTGGTGCCGGCGCTCATCGGCTACGGGCTGACCGCCGCACTGTTCCTCGGCGTCGTGCCGGCGCTGGTCGCGGCCATTTCCGGCGGCGCGCTTGAAGCGCCCGCCCAGGCCGGCCCGGTGATCGACTTCCTCGCCGCCAATATGGAAACCGCCGCGATTGTTGCCACGCTTGTCGTCGGCACCCTCTTCACAGCGCTCCTGTTCCCGGTGCTGCGGCCGCTGATCAGAACGGCCCGCAAGCGCGCGGCCGAGCGCGCCGAGCGCGACGCGGAAGCGGCCCGCAAGCTCTCCGGCCCCGGCCACTTCCACCCGGAACACGTCACCGGCCCGACCGGCGCCTATCTGAGGTTCCTCGCCCCGCTGGTCGCCCACCCCATCGGCAACATCGCCGTCGTCGTCGCCGCCGTTGCCATCTGCGGCATGATCCTCATGGCCTTCGTGCATCACAACAACGGCGTCGAATTCTTCGTCGACGAGGAGCCGGAGATCGCCGTCATCCTCGTTGCCGGCCGCGGCAACCTCTCGGCGAACGAGGCGAGCGACCTCGTCGGCACGGTGGAAAACCAGGTCCTCCAGGTCCACGGCATCAAGAGCGCGGTGACCGCCGCCTACACGTCCGGCGGCGAAAGCACTGGCCAGATCCTCGGCGGCGTCCAGGACAAGCCGAAGGACACCATCGGCGAAATCCAGATCGAGCTCGCCGACTATTGCTGCCGCCGCAAGGCCAAGGAGATCTTCAAGGAAATCCGCGAGCGCACCGGCTCGTTCCCCGGCATCAAGGTGGAGATCCGCAAGGTCGAAGGCGGGCCGCCCTCCGGCAAGGACATCCAGCTACAGATCACCTCCCCGTCCTATGAGGAGGTCGAGCAGATGGCCGGCCGCGTCCACGCCCACTTCCAGGAGATGGAGGGCCTGCGCGACATCGAGGACGACCGGCCGCTGCCCGGCATCGAGTGGCAGCTTACCATCGACCGCGAACAGGCTGGCCGCTTCAACGCCGGCATCGCCTCGGTCGGCGCCATGGTGCAGCTCGTCACCAACGGCATCCTGATCGGCAAGTACCGGCCGGACGACTCCGAGGACGAGGTCGACATCCGCGCCCGCCTGCCGGAATACCAGAGGACGCTCGACCGCTTTGACCAGCTCCGCCTGCTGACGCCCAACGGCATGGTGCCGATCTCCAACTTCGTCACCCGCAAGCCGCAGCAGAAGGTCTCCTCCATCACCCGCAAGGACGGGCTCTATGCCATGTCCGTGCGCGCCAACGCGATCACGGAACAGGGCTTTTCCAAGGAGCAGAAGGTCGGCGAGCTGGAGGAATGGCTGAAGACGGAAGCCTGGCCCGAAGACGTCCGCTTCCGGTTCCGCGGCGCCGACGAGGACCAGAAGGAATCCCAGGCCTTCCTGCAGAAGGCGATGTTCGCCTCGCTGTTCCTGATGTTCATCATCCTGGTGACGCAGTTCAACTCGTTCTACCAGACCTTCCTGACCCTCTCGACGGTGATCATGTCCGGCTTCGGCGTCATCCTCGGCATGCTCCTCACCGGACAGAAATTCTCCGTCATCATGACCGGCACCGGCGTCGTCGCCCTCGCCGGCATCGTCGTCAACAACGCCATCGTCCTCATCGACACCTACAACAGGTTCCGCGAGGACCACGACATCGACCCGATCGAGGCGATATTGAAGACGGCGGCGCAGCGGCTGCGACCGATCCTGTTGACGACGATCACGACGATTGCCGGCCTGATCCCGATGGCGACCCAGACCAATTTCGACTTCGTCAACCGGGTCGTCTCGGTCGGCTCGATCACCGCCGTCTGGTGGGTGCAGCTCTCGACGGCGGTCATCGCCGGCCTTGCCTTCTCCACGCTTTTGACGCTGGTCGTCATCCCGACGATGCTCGCCGTGCCCTTCGTCTGGTCCGAGGCGTTCGGGCGCTGGTTTGGCGGCGGCCGCGCGATGCGGCCGGCGATGGCAACGGCAAACGGCGCCCCGGCAACGGCCGCCAATGACGAGGAGACGGCCCGCCCGGCCGTCCCGCCCGCCCCGGCAGCCGCGGACGGGGATGCAAGGCGCGGCAAAGGCGTCAGCGACGCCGCCGAGTAG
- a CDS encoding efflux RND transporter periplasmic adaptor subunit, with translation MPSGIRSSHILALAIIGGVAAWMYTGDVVIGGVSDSGVEATSPAERNAEAAEKPFRVGVTEITAADRRVTLEIRGRTRADLRVEVRAETAGQVEERPVTEGQRVAAGDVLCKLENGTREARLLQAEAQLAQAELSHTAADTLSQKGYSARTTLRAARAALDAARAAVAEAKLEIERTTIRAPIAGVIHEPYAEVGDMLAIGGTCATILDADPMLMTGQVSERDVGALKTGMTAKVSLVTGEEITGTIRYIAPAADEKTRTFRVDIEMANDDGALRDGVTALAEVQLEPTRAHLISPSILTLADDGTVGVRVIEDGNTVAFLPVRILGSGTEGVWVGGLPETVPVITVGQDYVRAGAKVEPVFETAEAK, from the coding sequence ATGCCGTCCGGAATTCGCTCTTCTCACATTCTCGCCCTCGCCATCATCGGCGGCGTCGCCGCCTGGATGTACACGGGCGATGTCGTCATCGGCGGCGTCAGCGACAGCGGCGTCGAAGCCACCTCCCCGGCCGAGCGCAACGCCGAGGCCGCCGAAAAGCCGTTCCGGGTCGGCGTCACCGAGATCACGGCGGCGGACCGCCGGGTGACGCTGGAGATCCGCGGCCGCACCCGTGCCGACCTGCGGGTCGAGGTGCGCGCGGAAACCGCCGGTCAGGTCGAAGAGCGGCCGGTCACCGAGGGTCAGCGCGTTGCCGCCGGCGACGTCCTTTGCAAGCTGGAGAACGGCACCCGCGAGGCCCGCCTCCTGCAGGCCGAGGCCCAGCTCGCCCAGGCCGAACTCAGCCACACCGCCGCCGACACGCTGAGCCAGAAGGGCTATTCGGCCCGCACCACGCTGCGCGCCGCACGCGCCGCGCTCGATGCCGCGCGCGCGGCCGTCGCCGAAGCAAAGCTGGAAATCGAGCGCACCACCATCCGCGCGCCGATCGCCGGCGTCATCCACGAACCCTATGCCGAGGTCGGCGACATGCTGGCCATCGGCGGCACCTGTGCCACCATTCTGGACGCCGACCCCATGCTGATGACCGGCCAGGTCTCCGAGCGCGACGTCGGCGCCCTGAAGACCGGCATGACCGCCAAGGTCTCGCTGGTCACCGGCGAGGAGATCACCGGCACGATCCGCTACATCGCGCCGGCGGCGGATGAAAAGACCCGCACCTTCCGCGTCGACATCGAGATGGCGAATGACGACGGCGCCCTGCGCGACGGCGTCACGGCGCTCGCCGAAGTGCAGCTTGAGCCGACCCGCGCCCACCTCATCTCGCCCTCGATCCTGACCCTTGCCGACGACGGCACGGTCGGCGTCCGGGTCATCGAGGACGGCAACACCGTCGCCTTCCTGCCGGTCCGCATCCTCGGCTCCGGCACCGAGGGCGTCTGGGTCGGCGGCCTGCCGGAGACGGTTCCCGTCATCACCGTCGGCCAGGACTATGTCCGGGCCGGCGCAAAGGTCGAGCCGGTGTTCGAGACGGCGGAGGCGAAATAG